The window CCCCTGAAGCTGGCTGCACGCTGCCAGCATATCGGCCGCTGGCAGATCCCCCGACGAGACTATCCCGAAGGACGTATCGGCTACCTGACCTGGCGCAAAGCGCTGGCCCAACACCATGCGGATATGGCATCTGGCATACTGCGCGACCTGCAGTACGATGAGCCAACCATCGAGCGTGTGCGCGTGATCGTCCTCAAGCGCGGCATCAAGCAGGATCCCGATGTCCAGGTGATGGAAAACGCTCTGTGTCTGGTGTTCCTGCAATATCAGTTCGAGTCATTCCGACTGGATAATGAAGAGAAGATTGTGAGCATTATTCAGAAATCATTGCTTAAAATGGATGAGGCCGGGCGCCAGCAGGCACTGACAGTGGAGTACAGTCCTGCTGGGCTTGCGGTCATTAATGCGGCGCTGGCGGGGTTGTAGCTTGAGAGGGCTTCAGGCGTGACTACGGTTGACTGATGTTGACGTTTGGCTACGCTCGCTCGTGTCGGAATAAGGGTTGCCGAGCGCGTTCAGAGCAAAATACAATAAAAGAGTATTTTCTTTGATCATAGTAAAGTCATGATGCCGACACGTATTGCCCTGGATAGCCATTTTGAACTGTTCATCCGCCAGCAGGTAGAGTCGGGCCGTTATAACAATGCCACCGAAGTCGTGCACGCCGGTTTACGTCTGCTGGAAGAACAGGAACGCCGCAACAACGTCAAACAGAACGAGCTTCAGCAGTCTATCGCGATCGGCATGCAAAGTGGAGATGAAAAAGACGCAGGCGACGTATTCGGTCGTCTTCAGGCCAAGTACAAAAATCAATTGTGACCCTGATCAGATGTTCCTTACCGTCGCGCACGTTATACACACTCCGACTGTAACGCCCCCACCCCTTTCACGGTCTCCGTACCGCTCCTTTCCTTCAGTACCAACGGCACCACACTCAACACGCCAATCACTGCCAGCCCCGCGCCCACCCATAGTGGGGCGCGCATACCAAAATCCAGGCTGATGCCCAGACCACCCAGCGCAGATCCAGCAAACAGCCCAATATTAATAACCGATGCGTGTACCGTGTTCACCAACGGACTCGCACTGGCAGACTTGATCACGCGCGCCACCATGGCCGGATTCAGCGCCACACCGGTCAGGCCGATCAGTATCAAAGCACCCAGAGCGACAGGCTTCAGTTGACCCAAAATCGCGAAGGCAACCAGAGCGGCAGTAAGTATCACCTGACCCCAGAACAGAACCTGCATGGTGTGGCGATCAGCCAGTCGGCCCACAATAAAGTTGCCTACCACCGTTGCAGCGCCATAAAGCATCAGCAACAAAGGGATGGTTGAAGCGTCATAACCACTGACGTTCAGCAGGATAGGAGAAAAATAGCTGAAGGCAGCAAAGGTTGCGCCGATGATCAGGGCACTGGTGCCATAGGCAGCCCATAAGCGACCATTTTTCAATGCGACCAGTTCCGCCAGCGCACTGGTACGCTGGTCAACCCGCGAGGCGGGCAATGTGATGGCCAGCAGCACTCCCGATGCTGCAGTCATCGCCGCCACCAGCCAGAATACGAAACGCCAGCCGAACGCCTGCTCCAGAGCAGTGGCTGCCGGTACACCAAACACAGTTGCAAACATCAGACCGCTGATCACGATGGCGGCCGAGCGCGCCACCTTGCCGGGTGCCACCATCTGGGCACAAATAGCGAGTGCAATACCAAAACACGCCGACGCAGCAACACCGCATAATATGCGCCCGACCACCATAATTTCATATGTGGTTGCAGCGGCGGCGACCGATTGCCCGATGGTATACACGCCGATAAGCACCAGCAATGCGCGCTTGCGTGACACGTTCAACAGAGCCAGCATCAGAACAGGCCCGCCAATGACCATGCCGCCCGCGTAATAGGAAATCAGATAGCCCACTTCAGACACCGAGACATTCAGCGCATGGGCAAGAGAAGGCATCATGCCTGCCACCATGAACTCTGACGTGGTCAGCGCAAAAACGGCGAGCGCCAGAAAGTAAACAATAACAGGCATGTTTTGTTGATCCTGAATCTTAGACATTTGCGCCGCCATCAATCAGCAGGCTGGCGCCGGTTATGGAGCGTGCCGCATCGCTGGCCAGATAGACAGCCATGGAAGCGATTTCTTCGGGCTTGTTGAAACTGTCGATTGCACGCAGGCCGCGCTGCCCTTCCGCATGAGGGCCGCTGGCCGGGTTCATATCGGTGTCGGTCGAACCAGGCTGAATAATATTCACTGTGATACCACGTGGCCCCAGATCGCGCGCTGCGCCTTTGGTGAGCCCCCACACCGCAGCCTTGCTCATGGCGTAAAGCGACATACCCGGACTGGGTACTTTTTCAGCCAGATTGCTGCCGATATTGATAATGCGTCCGCCTTCGGTCATCACCTGCGCCGCGCGCTGGATGGCGGCAAAAACCGCACGGGCGTTCACGCCCATCTGACGCTCATAATCATCCAATGTGAACTCGCCGGTTGGCTTCAATTCGAAAATACCCGCGTTATTCACCAGAATATCCAGCTTGCCAAAATGCGCAGCGGTTGTGGAAACCGCTTCCTGCACAGCAACGGGATCCAGGCTGTCCACCTGCAAGGCCAGTGTTGCCGGGGCCGATTGTGAGCTCGCAGTAGATGTGCTTTTTGCCGCATCCAGCTCAGCCGCCAGTGCCTGCGCCGCCGCGCCCGAGCTTGAATAGGTGAAGGCAACGCTGGCGCCTTCCCTTGCCAGGTGACGCACAATGGCCGCGCCAATTCCACGTGAACCGCCGGTAACCAGCGCTGTTTTTCCTGAGAGCAGAGACATAACGATTTCCTTTTTTAATGATCGTTATATAATCCTAAATTGGAATAATGCACTGCGTCAACATATTTTTTGAACAATCGTTATAATATTTAATTATGGTAACCAGAGGCCGCCCCCGCAACTTCGACAGAGATGCTGTTCTACGCGCCGCCATGCAGCTGTTTCAGGCGCATGGCTACGAAGGTACATCCATGGCAGACCTTACAGCGGCCATGGGTATCCCCGCGCCCAGCCTTTACAACGCGTTCGGCAACAAGGAAGGCTTATTCAGGGAAACAGTTCAGTATTACGTCTGTCATGACGGCAGTGCAACCGCCCGTGCCCTGCGTGAGCAGCCAACGGCGCGCAAGGCAATTGAAATAATGATGCGCGAGGCACTGGGGCCCGCCACCGATACGCGCCCGCCGCAGGGTTGCCTGGTGGTGCTGGGTGCCACCAATTGCGCCGAGGAACACCGCGAGGTGGATGATTTTCTGAAGGGACTGCGCCGGGGCAATGACGAAGCCATCCTGCAGCGGTTATGCAGAGCACAGGCTGAAAAGGAAATACCAGACTCCGTGGATACGGCGGCACTGGCCAGTTTTTATGCCACGCTGATGAACGGCCTTGCCATACAGGTACGCGATGGCGTGCCGCGTGCAGTACTTGAAAAAGTAATAGAAACGGCCATGGCCGCCTGGCCGGGTCAAACGAACTAACTATCGATTTTCCGGTTTACACATCGTATTCACCGCAAAATTTGCGGTGAATATAGCCGGTAATCTCCGCAATGTCCCGTCAGCCCGGCATGCGCATGTTGATGCGCCTGCCCGATCGATGATGAACTCCTCACCCGAACAGTGCGCAATCCCGCCCTGATTATCCCGCAACAATATCACACGGCGCGCTCCCCGCCGGCGCTTGCCGTACCCGCCCCATAAACGCCCATTGGTATCGTGCCACGTCACTTCCCTGAGCAAGCGCCCGGCGTATCCATTGCCCTGCTTCGCAGCGATCAGCTTTGACGCCATCGCCATAAAGGGTCGGGCCCACCAGCAGGGCCATACCAAGCATTTCCTGTGCCGGTAAATGATTGGCGCCTGCTGCGGATCGCAACAACGTCAGCATCTCGTCATAATGCCCGTTTGTCTGTGCTTCGAGCGCCAGCTGAAATGTCTGACCCGGCGATACGCTCCCGTTCGCCAGTGCAGATGTTGATGCTGACATTCCATACACTGCACACCCAAGCAACACCACCACCCAGTATGTGCGCAATACCGAGCACAAATGTTCGATTCCGTCTTTTAAACATGTTGTTCCCATCACCATCTCCCCTTAGTGTGTACGAGAGTAATTCTGGCGTATATGGGCATTCGTGAAAAGACGGATTATCCGTAGCGTGCCTAAGGCAAACCCTGAGGACGTTATTTATAGCAACCCACGCGGCTGCTTCAATCCCAGATTCTCGCGCAAGGTGCGTCCTTCATACTCTGTGCGAAACAGGCCGCGCCGACGCAGTTCCGGCAGCACATCTTCAATGAAATCATCCAGTCCCCCAGGCAGCCACGGCGACATGATATTGAAGCCATCGGCACCGCCCTCTTCGAACCACTGCTGCAACTGATCCGCAATTTGCGAGGGCGTTCCCACGACCTGCTGATGGCCACGCGCGCCTGAGATACGCAGATAAAGCTCACGGATGGTCAGGTTGTCGCGATGCGCCAGATCTGCCAGCAATTGCTGACGGCTCTTGCCGCCATTGGTAGCGGGCAAATCGGGAAGCGGGCCATCCACCGGGTAGCCCGATAAATCGGCTCCGATCATATTGGACAAAAGCGATACGCCCACAACTGGATCGATCAGACTTTGCAGTTTCTCAAATTTTTCCTCGGCTTCGGCCAGCGTGCGGCCTACAACGGGAAAGATGCCCGGCATGATTTTTACATCATCCGCCTCACGCCCATGGCGTTGTACGCGGTCCTTGATGTCCGAATAGAACGATCTGGCGTCGTCGAAGGTCTGATGGGCAACAAAAATGACTTCTGCCGTGCGCCCTGCCAGGTCGCGACCGGCTTCGGATGCGCCTGCCTGAACCACCACCGGCCTGCCCTGCGGCGAACGGGCCACGTTTAGCGGTCCGCGCACAGAAAAATGCTTGCCTTTATGATTCAGCACCCGCAATTTTTCTGTGTCATAGAAAATGCCCGACGCCTTATCGCGCAGCAGGGCATTCTCCCCCCAGCTTTCCCACAAGCCCACCACCACGTCATGAAACTCGGCCGCCCGCTCATAGCGCTCATTATGCGCGGGGTGCTGTTCGAAATTGAAGTTCTGCGCCTCGGCTTCGCTGCTGGAGGTCACCAAATTCCATCCGGCCCGCCCGCCACTGATCAAATCGAGCGTTGCGAACTTGCGCGCCAGATTATAGGGCTCATTGAAGGTGCTGGAGGCGGTGGCAATCAGACCAATGCGTTCAGTCAATGCAGCCAGAGCCGGCAGTACGGTCAGCGGTTCCAGTTGGTCGGCCCTGGCGGTACGCGCCAGGAACGGCAGATGCGAACTGCGTACGCCAACCGAATCGGCAAAGAAGATCGCATCGAATTTAGCCGCTTCGGCACGCCGGGCGAGATCGGCATAATGCGCGAAATTGGTTCCTGCATCGGCCTGTGCCTCGGGGTGCCGCCAGGCGGCAATATGGTGACCGGTCTGCATCAGAAATGCACCCAGCTTAATCTGCTTCAGGGGTTTGCCCATGGATTGACTCGTATAAAAGAAAGAAATTACCAGGCCATCGCCAGATCGGCCAGTGACCGGGGATATGGGCCGGAGGTAACGGCACGGGCCGGTTTGTCAACTTCGTTAGGATCGAAGTCCAGAAAATCACTCAACACATCGTCCCGCAACTGGATGAAGCGCGGATCGCTGCGATTGCGCTGGCGCGGCAGGTCTACCGGTACCGTGCGCCGGATGCGGCCCGGGTGCGGCTGCATCACCACGACCTGATCGCCCAGAAACACCGCTTCATCAACATCATGCGTGACCAGCAGCATGGTGATTTGCTCTTTCTGCCAGATATCCTGCAGTTCAACCTGCAACCGTGATCGTGTCAGGGCGTCCAGCGCACCAAAAGGCTCGTCCAGCAACAGGATGCGCGGACGATTGACCAGTCCACGCGCAATCGCCACGCGCTGCGCCATGCCGCCGGAAATCTGATGAGGATAGGATTGCTCAAACCCCTCCAGCCCAACCAGTGCAATATGTTCCGCGATCAAATCACGCTTTTGCGCCGCATTAAAAGGCGCATTGCGTAATGCCACCCCGACATTCTGCGCCACCGTGAGCCAGGGAAACAGGCGGTGGTCCTGAAAAACAATGCCACGCTCGCGGCTGGTGCCGACAACCGCCTGCCCGCCGGTCAGTATCTGTCCTTCAAATTCGCTATCCAGCCCCAGAATCAACCGCAACAGCGTGGATTTGCCGCAACCGCTGGCACCCACGATGCTCACGAACTGGCCAGCCGGTACAGTCAGATTGATATTGTCCAGCACCTGCAACACGCCGCCGCTGGCCTGCTGGCTGGCGTACCGCTTGCCCAGCCCAATGATGTCCAGATCATTGGATGCCCTGCCGGCCTCCAAATGAACAGGCGACGAAGTGGCGGATGCCGCTGAACTGCCGGTCGCCGTGACCGTATCGTCGCCGCGTTGCCTGAATTGAAATTGCGCCATAGATAAAACTCCTTGCATTACAGTCTCTGTGAGATTGATGATCTGCAGAAAATTAAAGTTGACCCCGACCGCGTGCGATGCGACGTTCAAACACGCGAGCCAGTGCATTCATCAGCCAGCCCACCAGGCCGATAACCACCATCCCGAAAATCACCAGATCCATACGAAAATGCTCACTCCCTTCAATCAGCGTATTACCAATTCCCTGCCCGGCCACCAGCAGGTATTCGGCACCGATCGTCGCCAGCCAGGAATAAATAAGCGCCAGGTAAATGCCGGTGAAAATCGCGGGCACAGCCGCAGGCAACACCACCCGCGTGACTGTTTGCCAGCGCGTATAGCCATAAACCCGTGCCACTTCCAGCAGGCTGGCGGGTGTGCTGCGAATACCGTCGCTGGTGTTGACCACCACCGGCACTAGGGCCGCCAGTGACAAAAACACCACTTTGGCCACATCACCCAGCCCGAACCACACCGAAATCAATGGGATCCACGCGAACAGGGATATTTGCTTGAAGGTATTGAAACTGGGGCCGACCATCCGGTTAAATAGCGGCAGAAAACCCAGCAAGCCACCCAGTATCAGCCCACTGACCGTGCCAATCGCAAAGCCGGTTAACTCCCGTGCCAGGCTGGCGCCCAGTGCAACCCATACCTGCCCGGTGGAAAACTGCTCAATGGCCGTGTCCAGGACTTTTCCGGGAGACACCAGTAACGCCGAATTGACCACGCCAGCTCGGGAGGCGAGCCACCACAAGGCGATTGCCGCCAGCGGCAACACCAGGCCACGCCAGCGCTTGTCAGCACGCACCTTGAGCGGTGCACCCGTCTCGCTGGCCACAGCAGCGCTCGAAGAAGACAAAGAAACCGCACTCATCGCACACCTCCCTGGATCGTAGCCTGATGCCGGATGACGCGGTTTTCAGCAAAGTCCAGCAGCCGGTCTATCGCATAGCCTATGGCCCCAACGACGATCACCGCCGCCATCACCAGATCAAGCTGGAACAACTGCCGCCCGTAAACAATCAGATAGCCCAGCCCTTCGCTGGACGCCACCAGCTCCACGACCACCAGCGACAGCCAGGCCTTGGTAAAGCCAAGCCGCAAGCCCGTGAACAGAGTGGTTGTCGCCAAAGGCAAGATCACTTCAAACACTTCCTGACGACGGCTGTACCCATAAACCTCGGCCACTTCCCTCAGCGCCGGTGGTGCCTGACGAAAACCCTGCACGGTATTGAGCGTGACAGGCACCAATGCCGCCTTGGCAATCAGGATGTATTTAAGCGGCTCGCCGATACCCACCAGTAACAGAACAAAGGGCAGCCAACCCAGCACCGGAATCTGCACCAGCGCGTTGAACGTTGGCAGCAAATACGCTTCGATCCGGCGTGACAGACCCATGGCGCATCCCAGCAAAAGACCCAATAAGGCCCCGGCGACAAAACCCAGCAGCACGCGACGCATACTGGCCTCGACATTCAGCCAAAGATCGCCATTGGCAGCCAGGTCGCCAAGCGTCTGCCACACGAATGCCGGCGGCGGCAGAACCTGCGGTGAAATCCAGCCCTGGCTGGCGCCGGTCTGCCAAAGCGCCAGCAGTGCGATGGGCAGGAGCCAGGGCAACAGACGGTCACCCACGCTCTTCAGAATCTGATTGCGAGTATCTGCTGATGTGCTTGCGGGCTTTGCCGCGATGGCGGTGTGCGTATTGAGCGAAGAGCTTTGTATCATGACCGTTCTCCGCTAGCCGCCACTGCCGGAGGCGACTGTCTGTGCTTGTCCTTGTGCTTGCGCTTGTGGCTCCGGCTGGCCCTTCACATCAAAACGTGTCCAGCGATGTTCCAGGCCCAGCTTTTTGAGCGACTTTTGCAGGTAGCTCGGATCAAACCAGTCGTCGACAGAGACGTCGCGACGAATCAGCTTAAGCTTGAGTGCGTCACGCACCACCGCCTTGTAGCGTCCGATGGCGAAGTCATCGATTAACGGCGAATTGCGTACAGCAAGCTGCTGGTTCGCAAATTCGGCTACGTATGATTCGTAGGGCGTACCGCTACGTGCCCACAGCTTGAACAGCGCATCGCGATTTTTCTCGTCGGACGCCCAGTCCGCCGCACGCACGAAGACATCCACAACCCGCTGAACGGCTTCCGGATGTTCGTTGGCGAACTCATCCCGTACGTGCAGATGTGCCTGACGCGTGAAAGACGGGTCCTGTCCCTGGGTGGAATACGCAATCCGCACCAGACCCTCATCACGCAGCTTGAAAAACTCCGGTCCGCCAAAAGCCGCATCAACGCCCTTGGAGGCCAGGGCTGCCTGCGCACTACCGGTATCCAGATTGATCCCCTTGATGTCACGCTCCTGCAAGCCGTGCGCATTCAGCAGGTTATTGGCAACCAGATGACCGTTGGTACCACGAAAGATGGACACGCGTTTGCCTTTCAGGTCTTCAATCGACTTGATGTCAGAATCAGGGGGCGTCACCACATACAGATTGTTGCGTGCGCCGCTAATCAGCAGAATGCGGGTCTTCAGGCCATTGGCGCGCCCCACCACAGAAGGCAGGTCACCATGATAGGCAAAATCAATCTGCTTGTTCGATAGCGCTTCATTAACGGCCGGCCCCGCTCCCTTGAAAAACAACCACTCCACCTTTACCCCATCGGGCTTGAATTCCTCTTCCAGCCAGCCGTTCAGGCGCGCCACTGATCCCGGCGAACCACCCCAGGAAATAGGATTGCCACCGCCAGCGGTTGCCACACCGATGCGAACGGTAGTCAGGGGCTCGGCTTGCGCCAGGGAAGAAACAACGCCCACGGTCAGAACGGTGGCCAGTAAAGCCAACACGCGTCGGCGAAATAAAGTAAATTGCATCTGAAAAATTCCTGCGTTGATCATTTGATTGGAAGTGGCCCGGATTGCTTGCGGTCATCCGGGCGCTTTCGGGTCGCCCGGATCAGCCGAATTCCACCAGCGTCATTTAGTGTGTGACGAACTCAACTTCTGTTCGATTGCAGTTCCCTTGAAAAACTGCGGATTAGCCTCTGTATAGAAGCGATACGGATTGTCAAACACCAGCGCCTTGAAGTCTGCGGCGGTGATCACGCCCTGCTCTACCAGATCCCAGCTCTCAGCCAGGGGTTCGGTCAGGTCCGGCACGTCCCAGTGACCAATATCAGACGACCAGATGGCATTGATTTTTGCATTAAGCGGATTCAGCTTTGCGTTGAATGCTGAAGCGACAGTGCGATCGTCCGACTCCGAACCGAAATAGAAACTATCAACCCAGCGTGTTTTGATGTCCTCGGGCGATTCGATACCGGCCAGCGCAAAGTCATCAATCTCGTCCTCATTGGGATCACGACTGTGCGGCAGCGCAGAAACACCCAGGCTATCGAGCAGCAAGGTGCTTTTATCCAGTGTGCGATCCTTGATCAAATCCTTGCCATAGCGCTGGAACAGGTTTTCCAGTAACTCCAGGTCGGCATTGGCCGGATTGTAATTGTGTACCGCTTCGCGATTGCGCTTATCCCAGCGATCCAGCAGGTGCGTGAACACATGTGCGCCCCAATCGGCGCCCCCTTCAAGCAAGGCCACGCGCAAGCCCGGAAACCGTCTGGTTACGCCACCGAAAAACAATGCCTTGGCAAAGGCCTGAGAGCCGTCAGCAAAATGACCGATGTGGTTGTACATGTAATTGCTGATCGAATGGCGGCCGGTCCAGCCCTGGCTGCCGTAATGCGTGGTCACGGGTACGCCCAGCTCAACCACTTTCGCCCAGAACGGATCATAGTCGTACTCACTATCGATTCCATAAAAATCGGTATAGTGGGCATATTTGGCCACCTCCGGGTGATCCGCTGCTGGGTACTTATCGGCCACCGAGGGAATCGGTCGTTTTACGCCGCCGGCAATATTGATCACCTTCAGGCCCAGTGTCTTGACCGCAAACTCCAGTTCTTCGATTCCCTCTTCGGGCGTATGCAAAGGAATGCCCGCAACGGGTGTGAGCCGATCGCTGTACTTGCTGTACTGATCTGCGTGATAGTGATTAATGGCACGATGCAAAGCCTGACGATGCCGGCCGGCACCAAGAGGTGCCAATACATCGTTGGGAAAGAGCACGGAATAATCTGCACCCTGTTCGGCCAGCCTTTCTGCCAGTAACGCAGGCAGGGTGTACGTTGCCAGATCAAGTGTATTGCGCGTCACGCGCGCCCACCATGGTGAACGCAGGGTACGGTTATAGCGGCGCTCTGCCAGCGTTTGCTGATACCAGTCCTTGCCATTGCTACGCGTATTGAACCGCGAACCCAGCACCTTGCGCAGGGCATCAACCAGCTCACCGCCTCCGTACTGCTGGACGTATTCCTCCAGTGCTGGCGTATAGTCGTTTACGTGGACATCGGTATCGATAACAGGATAATCCAGCGTCGCCTTGACAGCGGTGGATCGGGAGGCTTGTGCGGCGGTAAGGCGATCGTTCATAAGAATCTCCGGTTGAATGACTGGAATGACCCGGACTTGCCGTTAGCACGTAACCGGTTCATGAAGCTCCATGAACGAGAAAGTATATGACAGGCCAATAATTACCTTAACAATCATTTTCGCCTTTATATATTCAATTATTTTCTTTGTTAACTTTCTCCAAAGCCAGTATTCGCGCGCCTCTTATAGGAATTAAGAATATTCTAAGCATGTTTTTGTTATATCACATATGAAATTTTCGACTTCATTTACAACGTCATTTCCGGCAGTGATATCGATACATTAAAGATGTTGTTTGATTCAAAAGGCTTCTTTCATAAGATGTATTTTTAAGTACATCATGAAGCCCTGCTGATTGCGTGTATATATTGTTATCGTTATAACTATCTTACGGAGAACCCATGTCCATCCAGTCAATCAACGCACGCAACCAGTTTCGTGGAAAAATTGTAGAGATCATAAGCGGCCCTGTCGTATCGGAAGTTGACATCGAAACACCTGCAGGGCCGATCACTTCTGTGATAACCAGCCGTTCCATCGAGCAACTCGGGCTCACCGTCGGATCGGAGGTGATTGCCTTTGTGAAGTCCACCGATGTCGCAGTGGCCAAGCTGTGAGCGTAGCCCGAAAAAGAGCAGACCGGCTGCTGCTGGCCGGCCCGCCGACGTCGACAACATTAATACATACCGACAGGCTCAACGCTCGCGATCGATGTCGACCGTGACGATCCTGCCTGGAAAGGGCAGAACCAGGCACGCGTAATAAACTGTCGCTTTCGCACGCTCCACGGGGTTGTTTCATACCAGATTTTCTGGCTTTCCCAGGAAAAACTGATTGATATTATCAAACGCCGTGCCGAAATAATTCTCGTAGTTATCACGTTCGACATAACCGAGATGCGGTGTACACAATACGTTTGGCATATTAATGAGTGGCGAAGTGGTGGCTGGCTCCTGTTCATAGACGTCAACGGCAGCAAAGCCCGGTGCGCCGTTAGCCAGCGCGTTCTGGAGCGCGCCGGTTTCAATCAGCTCCGCCCTGCTGGTATTGACGATCAATGCATGGGCACCCATTCTGGCAAGGTCAGCCTGTTTGACAATACCCCGCGTCTCATCATTCAGACGAATATGCAGGGAAACGATATCGCTTTGCGCAAAAAACACTTCCCTGGTCGGTGCCACTTCAAAACCATCGGCTCGTGCTTTATCGGTCGAGCCTGCCCGCCCCCACACCCAGACGTTCATGCCAAAGGCACGACCATATCGCGCAACCTGCTCGCCAATTCTGCCGTAACTCCATACACCCAATCGGTGTCCCTGCAGTTTCTGGCCAAGACGTCCCTGCCACTGACCTTGCTGCAGGCGATTAGCTTCGCTCACAATATGCCGGCGACTCGCCAAAACCAACGCCCAGGTGAGTTCTGCTGTCGCCGTGCCCGATCCGGTTCCCTGCGCCACGGCGATGCCCTGCCGCCGGCAGGCTTCAAGATCAATATGGCCCGCTACCTTGCCGATTTGACTGATCAGCTTTAACCGGGGCAATTGCCTGAGTATATCTTCAGTCAGCACCGTTCGCTCCCGGGTCAGCACCAGCGCATCGGCAGATGCAAAACGCCGCACCAGTTCAGCAGGATCTTTACAACTGTCATTGTAGACCGTCACCTCGTGCTCCTGCAGTTTCTTGAAACAGTCCAGATTGCGAACACAATTCTGATAATCTTCAGGGATAATGATATGCATAAGATTCTATTGAATTTTCAGATTAAGCTTTTTAGCAATCCCGTCCCAGGTTTTCAGATCTTCCCCGATTACCTGATTGAACGCTTCCACGCTA of the Advenella mimigardefordensis DPN7 genome contains:
- a CDS encoding ABC transporter substrate-binding protein gives rise to the protein MQFTLFRRRVLALLATVLTVGVVSSLAQAEPLTTVRIGVATAGGGNPISWGGSPGSVARLNGWLEEEFKPDGVKVEWLFFKGAGPAVNEALSNKQIDFAYHGDLPSVVGRANGLKTRILLISGARNNLYVVTPPDSDIKSIEDLKGKRVSIFRGTNGHLVANNLLNAHGLQERDIKGINLDTGSAQAALASKGVDAAFGGPEFFKLRDEGLVRIAYSTQGQDPSFTRQAHLHVRDEFANEHPEAVQRVVDVFVRAADWASDEKNRDALFKLWARSGTPYESYVAEFANQQLAVRNSPLIDDFAIGRYKAVVRDALKLKLIRRDVSVDDWFDPSYLQKSLKKLGLEHRWTRFDVKGQPEPQAQAQGQAQTVASGSGG
- a CDS encoding TOBE domain-containing protein, which encodes MSIQSINARNQFRGKIVEIISGPVVSEVDIETPAGPITSVITSRSIEQLGLTVGSEVIAFVKSTDVAVAKL
- a CDS encoding amidohydrolase family protein; its protein translation is MNDRLTAAQASRSTAVKATLDYPVIDTDVHVNDYTPALEEYVQQYGGGELVDALRKVLGSRFNTRSNGKDWYQQTLAERRYNRTLRSPWWARVTRNTLDLATYTLPALLAERLAEQGADYSVLFPNDVLAPLGAGRHRQALHRAINHYHADQYSKYSDRLTPVAGIPLHTPEEGIEELEFAVKTLGLKVINIAGGVKRPIPSVADKYPAADHPEVAKYAHYTDFYGIDSEYDYDPFWAKVVELGVPVTTHYGSQGWTGRHSISNYMYNHIGHFADGSQAFAKALFFGGVTRRFPGLRVALLEGGADWGAHVFTHLLDRWDKRNREAVHNYNPANADLELLENLFQRYGKDLIKDRTLDKSTLLLDSLGVSALPHSRDPNEDEIDDFALAGIESPEDIKTRWVDSFYFGSESDDRTVASAFNAKLNPLNAKINAIWSSDIGHWDVPDLTEPLAESWDLVEQGVITAADFKALVFDNPYRFYTEANPQFFKGTAIEQKLSSSHTK
- a CDS encoding D-2-hydroxyacid dehydrogenase family protein, translating into MHIIIPEDYQNCVRNLDCFKKLQEHEVTVYNDSCKDPAELVRRFASADALVLTRERTVLTEDILRQLPRLKLISQIGKVAGHIDLEACRRQGIAVAQGTGSGTATAELTWALVLASRRHIVSEANRLQQGQWQGRLGQKLQGHRLGVWSYGRIGEQVARYGRAFGMNVWVWGRAGSTDKARADGFEVAPTREVFFAQSDIVSLHIRLNDETRGIVKQADLARMGAHALIVNTSRAELIETGALQNALANGAPGFAAVDVYEQEPATTSPLINMPNVLCTPHLGYVERDNYENYFGTAFDNINQFFLGKPENLV